The Williamsia sp. DF01-3 genome has a window encoding:
- the mshD gene encoding mycothiol synthase translates to MVADVGPVRDLLTAAARADGVAPLGEQAVAVIGREGVREFTVSSGDTVVGYANVTPAREGEPAMIELAVHPEHRRRGHGKRLLTTTLEQVPDNRRVWAHGNLPAAQALAASVGLTARRELLQLRRPLAGAELPSLTVPDDLVLRTYAGPSDDAEILRVNNVAFEWHPEQGGWSDDEIATRTGAEWFDPAGLFLVFDASDPHTLLGFHWTKVHPAEGDTPALGEVYIVGVDATAQGRGLGRLLTLAGLHHLQQRGLAEVELYVEGDNKAALNTYAKLGFTQYAIDVAYG, encoded by the coding sequence ATGGTGGCTGACGTCGGCCCTGTCCGCGACCTCTTGACTGCCGCCGCCCGCGCAGACGGTGTCGCGCCATTGGGCGAGCAGGCGGTGGCCGTCATCGGCCGTGAGGGCGTCAGGGAGTTCACCGTCTCATCCGGCGACACTGTTGTCGGGTATGCCAACGTCACCCCTGCCCGAGAGGGCGAACCGGCGATGATCGAGCTTGCGGTGCACCCCGAACACCGCCGACGCGGTCACGGGAAGCGGCTGCTGACAACAACTCTGGAGCAGGTGCCCGACAATCGTCGTGTGTGGGCGCATGGGAATCTGCCCGCCGCGCAGGCGCTGGCGGCGTCAGTGGGCCTCACTGCCCGGCGCGAGCTGCTGCAATTGCGACGGCCTCTGGCCGGGGCCGAACTCCCGTCGCTCACCGTGCCCGACGATCTTGTTCTGCGAACGTACGCGGGGCCGTCGGACGACGCGGAGATCTTGCGGGTCAACAACGTGGCCTTCGAGTGGCATCCGGAGCAGGGCGGTTGGAGCGACGACGAGATCGCCACGCGTACGGGCGCCGAGTGGTTTGACCCTGCGGGGTTGTTCCTCGTGTTCGATGCGTCTGATCCTCACACCTTGCTGGGCTTCCACTGGACAAAGGTGCACCCTGCCGAGGGTGACACCCCCGCACTGGGAGAGGTGTACATCGTCGGCGTGGACGCCACCGCCCAGGGACGAGGTCTGGGACGGTTGCTCACCCTGGCCGGCCTGCACCACCTCCAGCAGCGTGGCCTCGCGGAGGTCGAACTCTACGTCGAGGGCGACAACAAGGCTGCGCTCAACACCTACGCCAAGCTCGGGTTCACCCAGTACGCGATCGACGTCGCGTACGGCTGA
- a CDS encoding response regulator transcription factor, protein MDLLLLTADPTPESVLPSLSLLAHTVRVAPTEVSSLMEAGNADVAIVDARSDLAAARGLCRLLGSTGSSVPVVAVLTEGGLVAVNSEWGLDDFLLPDTGPAELDARLRLLVVRTRGVTAEEASGKVTLGDLVIDEGTYTARLRGRPLDLTYKEFELLKYLAQNAGRVFTRAQLLQEVWGYDFFGGTRTVDVHVRRLRAKLGSEYESLIGTVRNVGYKAVRPSRGGRGGGETSTDNGDLDDLGGSDEVEFPDQELSSSANGG, encoded by the coding sequence GTGGATCTCTTGTTACTGACAGCCGATCCCACCCCTGAGTCTGTATTGCCGTCGTTGTCACTGCTGGCTCATACCGTTCGAGTGGCGCCCACCGAGGTGTCCTCATTGATGGAAGCCGGAAACGCAGATGTAGCCATCGTTGATGCGCGTTCTGACCTTGCCGCCGCGCGCGGCCTGTGCCGACTGCTGGGGAGTACGGGTTCATCGGTCCCCGTGGTCGCGGTGCTGACCGAGGGCGGTCTGGTGGCCGTCAACTCCGAATGGGGCCTCGACGACTTCCTGCTGCCCGACACCGGTCCGGCCGAACTCGATGCGCGCCTGCGCCTTCTGGTCGTGCGCACCCGAGGCGTCACCGCCGAGGAGGCCAGTGGAAAGGTCACCCTCGGTGACCTGGTGATCGACGAGGGCACCTACACGGCACGGCTGCGTGGACGCCCGCTCGACCTGACCTACAAGGAGTTCGAACTCCTGAAGTACCTCGCGCAGAACGCCGGTCGCGTCTTCACCCGGGCTCAACTGCTTCAAGAGGTGTGGGGATACGACTTCTTCGGCGGCACCCGCACGGTCGACGTGCACGTCCGGCGTCTTCGCGCCAAACTCGGCAGCGAGTACGAGTCGTTGATCGGTACCGTCCGGAACGTCGGCTACAAGGCGGTGCGTCCGAGCCGGGGCGGTCGCGGTGGCGGCGAGACCTCCACCGACAACGGAGATCTCGACGATCTGGGTGGATCGGACGAGGTCGAGTTCCCGGACCAGGAACTGAGTTCGAGCGCCAATGGTGGCTGA
- the cydC gene encoding thiol reductant ABC exporter subunit CydC: MSIVENWSEVREDPLWRAMGLLGLRRQLVAKSLLLGMFGAGSALALAALSAWLITRAWQMPPVLYLSLAVTAVRALGISRGLFRYLERLATHDVALDAMSTARRRLYVALAGGPSGYSVGLRRGELLSRTGADVDEVGNALIRVLIPIGVSMVVSGAAVVIMACVSLWAAAALAGCLLISGAVAPWGAARGSRRAAVDAAVAQARSAEAMMNLLDHGPELAVTRRRAEVLSDLASAEADARSATDRGARQSAWAAAATPLAVGVSVMVAGLIGIGMADSVSPMTLGVLILLPLSAFDSTSTMTDAAMTLSRSRLAARRIMTLVDRAHDYRNARPNRSTALPAGHLTVRGLRWGWPGGTVFGGSAGLDLDVRPGSRIALVGPSGCGKSTLLLTLAGLLEPVSGTVTVSSQSDSDPIYFAENGHVFTTSVRENLLVSRGDATDEVLMSALASVGLDTWVGGLPDGLDTILEGGADAISGGQRRRLLVARALINPSPVLIIDEPGENLDRADADRVQAGLLDVGGGLVDRGRAVVVVSHRLPASHRADRVIDLGPNSLREKAVADLSNRG; this comes from the coding sequence ATGTCCATCGTTGAGAACTGGTCGGAGGTGCGTGAGGATCCACTTTGGCGTGCGATGGGTCTGCTCGGCCTGCGGAGACAGTTGGTGGCGAAGTCGCTGCTGCTGGGAATGTTCGGTGCCGGTAGCGCACTCGCGCTCGCCGCGCTGTCGGCATGGTTGATCACCCGCGCCTGGCAGATGCCGCCGGTTCTCTATCTGTCGCTTGCCGTGACAGCTGTGAGAGCGCTCGGCATCTCGCGCGGATTGTTCCGCTACCTCGAGCGCCTGGCCACACACGATGTGGCGCTCGATGCGATGTCGACTGCGCGCCGCCGACTGTACGTCGCCCTCGCGGGTGGACCGTCCGGGTACTCGGTGGGATTGCGCCGCGGAGAGTTGTTGTCGCGCACGGGTGCCGATGTCGACGAGGTGGGCAATGCCTTGATTCGGGTCCTCATACCCATCGGGGTGTCGATGGTGGTGTCCGGCGCCGCGGTGGTGATCATGGCGTGTGTCTCGTTGTGGGCGGCTGCCGCGTTGGCCGGTTGTTTGCTGATCAGCGGCGCAGTTGCGCCGTGGGGTGCCGCACGCGGTTCTCGCCGTGCCGCAGTGGATGCTGCCGTGGCGCAGGCGCGCAGCGCCGAGGCGATGATGAATCTGCTCGATCACGGACCCGAGCTGGCTGTGACACGTCGTCGCGCAGAGGTGTTGAGCGACTTGGCATCTGCCGAGGCCGATGCCCGCAGCGCCACCGATCGTGGAGCCCGGCAGAGCGCATGGGCGGCGGCCGCCACACCACTTGCCGTCGGGGTCTCGGTGATGGTGGCGGGGCTGATCGGTATCGGCATGGCTGATTCGGTGTCCCCGATGACGCTGGGCGTTCTGATCCTCTTGCCCTTGAGTGCTTTCGACTCCACCAGCACCATGACCGACGCTGCGATGACACTGTCGCGCAGCCGCCTTGCGGCGCGGCGGATCATGACCCTCGTCGACCGCGCGCACGACTACCGAAACGCGCGCCCGAACCGGTCGACTGCGCTGCCCGCCGGACACCTGACGGTCCGTGGCTTGCGATGGGGGTGGCCCGGCGGCACGGTGTTCGGCGGGTCTGCCGGCCTGGACCTGGACGTGAGACCGGGGTCCAGGATCGCCCTCGTGGGTCCGAGTGGCTGTGGGAAATCTACCCTCTTGCTGACGTTGGCCGGGTTGCTGGAACCGGTGTCGGGGACCGTCACCGTCTCGAGTCAGAGTGATTCGGACCCAATATATTTCGCGGAGAACGGTCACGTGTTCACCACCAGTGTCCGCGAGAACCTGCTGGTATCGCGCGGTGACGCGACCGACGAGGTGCTGATGTCGGCGTTGGCATCCGTCGGCCTCGACACCTGGGTCGGGGGATTGCCGGATGGGCTCGACACGATCCTCGAAGGGGGTGCGGACGCGATCAGCGGGGGACAGCGGAGACGGCTGCTCGTGGCGCGCGCCCTGATCAACCCCTCGCCGGTGCTGATCATCGACGAACCCGGCGAAAATCTCGACCGTGCCGATGCGGACAGAGTGCAGGCCGGACTCCTCGATGTCGGTGGCGGACTCGTCGACCGTGGACGCGCGGTCGTTGTTGTCTCGCACCGACTACCGGCTTCTCATCGTGCCGACAGGGTGATCGATCTGGGACCGAATTCGCTACGAGAAAAAGCGGTTGCCGACCTATCGAACCGGGGGTAA
- a CDS encoding LmeA family phospholipid-binding protein yields MRKLAVGVLITLLVATIADFASAAYAEYRYSTALREASDLEFDPEITISGFPFVDQAAGDTYDQIGITARGADLGDGRRGDLRSKLSDVRRAEGKWVIGQNTELTAAKATASLKIDSVNLGRFLGIVDLTVTTPAPEDKAGGGGPGDGILSTSTGVILTGTVNVSDPRNSGHSSGQRREKVSVAVDLSVREGALHIDARNLYSGPAEHVESDVPPGAESMVLAQFTKTLPVLPLPWSLPAVEAASQGSDVVLEAEPAPLVATARDFWEGPSRSGRTLR; encoded by the coding sequence TTGCGCAAGCTGGCAGTCGGTGTGCTCATCACCCTCTTGGTCGCCACGATCGCCGATTTCGCATCCGCGGCCTACGCAGAGTACCGCTATTCCACCGCGTTGCGGGAGGCTTCCGACCTGGAGTTCGACCCCGAGATCACCATCTCCGGCTTTCCCTTCGTCGACCAGGCCGCCGGCGACACCTACGACCAGATCGGCATCACTGCGCGGGGCGCTGACCTGGGTGATGGGCGCCGGGGCGACCTGCGGTCGAAGCTGTCCGACGTGCGCCGAGCAGAGGGCAAATGGGTCATCGGACAGAACACCGAACTGACTGCGGCCAAGGCCACCGCGTCCCTGAAGATCGACTCGGTCAATCTCGGCCGATTCCTCGGCATCGTCGACCTCACCGTCACCACGCCGGCGCCCGAAGACAAGGCCGGCGGTGGTGGTCCGGGCGACGGGATCCTCTCGACCAGCACCGGCGTCATCCTGACCGGGACGGTCAATGTGAGCGATCCACGTAATTCCGGTCACAGTTCCGGGCAACGCCGCGAAAAGGTGAGCGTCGCGGTTGATCTGTCCGTACGTGAAGGTGCTCTTCACATCGATGCCCGCAACCTCTACTCCGGTCCCGCCGAGCACGTGGAGTCCGACGTTCCGCCCGGGGCCGAGTCGATGGTGCTCGCCCAGTTCACCAAGACGCTTCCGGTACTGCCACTTCCGTGGTCGTTGCCGGCGGTGGAGGCGGCCTCACAGGGCAGCGATGTGGTGCTCGAGGCCGAGCCCGCGCCGTTGGTCGCAACCGCTCGGGACTTCTGGGAAGGGCCATCTCGGAGTGGTCGCACGCTGCGGTAA
- a CDS encoding FABP family protein yields the protein MTRSGDEAINQAAIRAQETAARNVPSLPDLPLPDDTANLRQGPDLHPGLLALLPMVGVWRGEGEGYDPENGDHHFGQQVIISHDGGNYLVWQSRTWIIDADANYVGPGEREAGFWRIGDDDVIELLLTHAEGWVELFYGKPLNQTSWELATDVVIKAASGPRAGGAKRLYGLVEDGDLAYVEERVDADGDLVPRASAKLRRYAG from the coding sequence GTGACCCGTTCGGGCGACGAAGCGATCAATCAGGCGGCGATCCGCGCGCAGGAAACCGCGGCGCGTAACGTCCCGTCGCTGCCCGATCTTCCGCTGCCGGACGACACGGCCAACCTGCGTCAGGGCCCTGACCTGCATCCCGGGCTGCTGGCGCTCCTACCCATGGTCGGTGTGTGGCGCGGCGAAGGGGAAGGTTACGACCCCGAGAACGGTGACCACCACTTCGGTCAACAGGTCATCATCAGCCACGACGGCGGCAACTACCTCGTCTGGCAATCCCGCACCTGGATCATCGACGCGGACGCCAACTACGTCGGCCCCGGTGAGCGCGAGGCCGGGTTCTGGCGAATCGGCGATGACGACGTCATCGAACTCCTCCTCACCCATGCCGAGGGCTGGGTGGAACTGTTCTATGGCAAGCCGCTCAATCAGACGTCGTGGGAATTGGCCACCGACGTCGTGATCAAAGCTGCGTCGGGCCCTCGTGCCGGAGGCGCCAAACGTCTGTACGGCCTCGTCGAGGACGGCGATCTCGCCTACGTCGAGGAACGGGTCGATGCGGACGGCGACCTCGTTCCCCGCGCATCGGCCAAACTGCGCCGCTACGCCGGGTAA
- the pstS gene encoding phosphate ABC transporter substrate-binding protein PstS, with amino-acid sequence MNLKNSGAILGVFAASTLLISACGNSASDSDTAKKVEGVTCEGQANLKASGSSAQANAMTLFANSYATTCEGKTIDYNSNGSGAGVKEFTGGLTNFGGSDSPLKEDEATAAATTCGSEAWNLPLVFGPIAVTYNLDGVDAVNLSGPTLGKIFNGTIKKWNDPAIAAENSGVSLPDQDIIVIFRSDESGTTDNFQKYLEAASDGTWTQGAGKSFAGGVGEGAKGNEGTSAAIKNSPGSITYNEWSYATNQGLSIANIITSAGPEAVPLSVETVGKTIDGATLKNPGSNNLVLDTSSFYKPSVAGAYPIVLATYEIVCSNYSDDATGQAVKSFLKVAASTDVQSSLEAEGYIPIPEGFSTQLNTAIDSIQ; translated from the coding sequence GTGAACTTGAAAAACAGTGGAGCAATCCTGGGCGTGTTTGCTGCCTCAACGCTGCTGATCTCGGCGTGTGGAAACTCCGCGTCAGACTCCGACACGGCCAAGAAGGTCGAAGGCGTCACATGTGAAGGCCAGGCGAATCTGAAGGCCAGTGGATCAAGTGCGCAGGCCAACGCCATGACCCTGTTCGCCAACTCCTACGCCACCACGTGCGAGGGCAAGACCATCGACTACAACTCCAACGGCTCCGGCGCCGGCGTCAAGGAGTTCACCGGCGGCCTCACCAACTTCGGTGGCAGCGACTCACCGCTGAAGGAAGACGAAGCCACCGCCGCGGCCACCACCTGCGGGTCCGAGGCCTGGAACCTCCCCCTCGTCTTCGGCCCCATCGCCGTCACCTACAACCTCGACGGCGTCGACGCCGTCAACCTGTCGGGCCCCACCCTCGGCAAGATCTTCAACGGCACCATCAAGAAGTGGAACGATCCGGCCATCGCCGCCGAGAACTCCGGCGTGTCCCTGCCCGACCAGGACATCATCGTGATCTTCCGCTCGGATGAGTCCGGCACCACCGACAACTTCCAGAAGTACCTGGAAGCCGCATCGGATGGCACCTGGACCCAGGGCGCGGGCAAGTCGTTCGCCGGCGGTGTCGGTGAGGGCGCGAAGGGCAACGAGGGCACCTCGGCCGCCATCAAGAACTCGCCCGGATCGATCACCTACAACGAGTGGTCCTACGCCACCAACCAGGGCCTGAGCATCGCCAACATCATCACCTCGGCCGGTCCTGAGGCCGTGCCGCTCTCGGTCGAGACCGTGGGCAAGACCATCGACGGCGCGACACTGAAGAACCCGGGCTCGAACAACCTGGTCCTCGACACCTCGAGCTTCTACAAGCCGTCCGTCGCAGGTGCCTACCCGATCGTGCTGGCCACCTACGAGATCGTCTGCAGCAACTACTCGGACGATGCCACCGGCCAGGCCGTGAAGTCGTTCCTCAAGGTCGCTGCGAGCACCGACGTGCAGAGCTCACTCGAGGCCGAGGGATACATCCCGATCCCCGAGGGCTTCAGCACCCAACTGAACACAGCCATCGATTCCATTCAGTGA
- a CDS encoding sulfurtransferase: MARSDVLVSADWAEQNLKADKTVFIEVDEDTTAYEGGHIEGAIRLDWRKDLQDGVRRDFLNQEQFSELLSAKGVSNDDTVVLYGGNNNWFAAYAYWYFKLYGHKDVKLIDGGRKKWELDGRPLSTDEVTRPATTYTASAPDTSIRAFRDEVINAIGSKNLVDVRSPDEFSGKILAPAHLPQEQAQQRGHVPGAINIPWSTTANEDGTFKADDDLEKLYAEKGFDDSKETIAYCRIGERSSHTWFVLDQLLGKKNVKNYDGSWVEYGSLVGAPIELGESK; the protein is encoded by the coding sequence ATGGCTCGCTCCGACGTCCTGGTCAGCGCCGACTGGGCTGAGCAGAACCTGAAAGCAGACAAGACCGTCTTCATCGAGGTCGACGAGGACACCACCGCCTACGAGGGCGGACACATCGAAGGCGCCATCCGCCTCGACTGGCGCAAAGACCTGCAGGACGGCGTTCGCCGCGACTTCCTGAACCAGGAGCAGTTCTCGGAGTTGTTGTCGGCCAAGGGCGTCTCCAACGACGACACCGTTGTTCTCTACGGCGGCAACAACAACTGGTTCGCTGCCTACGCCTACTGGTACTTCAAGCTCTACGGCCACAAGGACGTCAAGCTCATCGACGGCGGCCGCAAGAAATGGGAGCTCGACGGCCGTCCGCTGTCGACCGACGAGGTCACCCGCCCAGCCACCACGTACACCGCATCTGCCCCGGACACGAGCATCCGCGCATTCCGCGACGAGGTCATCAACGCCATCGGCAGCAAGAACCTGGTCGACGTGCGCAGCCCCGACGAGTTCTCGGGCAAGATCCTCGCTCCCGCACACCTGCCGCAGGAGCAGGCCCAGCAGCGTGGCCATGTCCCGGGCGCGATCAACATCCCGTGGAGCACCACCGCCAACGAGGACGGCACCTTCAAGGCGGACGATGACCTCGAAAAGCTGTACGCCGAAAAGGGTTTCGACGACAGCAAAGAGACCATCGCCTACTGCCGCATCGGTGAGCGCTCGAGCCACACCTGGTTCGTGCTCGATCAGCTGCTCGGCAAGAAGAACGTCAAGAACTACGACGGCAGCTGGGTCGAATACGGCTCACTCGTCGGCGCCCCGATCGAACTGGGAGAGAGCAAGTAA
- the cydD gene encoding thiol reductant ABC exporter subunit CydD: MTEQGRRRRARPPIDPRLWRYSRTSRRYLVITVFMAVVSVATVIVTAAMVASILSELIVSPGLRSLDAQASHLVWLAASVVVRVAATYLHDRYAHRAGAQVIAELREAALAVVSDPARTAPRELLTRRGRLATILTRGIEALGPYLTGYVPALVLSVVVIPVLIVVMAIADMTSAIIVVITLPLIPIFMILIGVMTRDRTADRLAAMSRLSSQLLDLIAGIPTLRALGRELEPAGRIGELGQAHRRSTMKALRIAFLSGAVLEFLATLCVALVAVSIGLRLVFGDMGLYAGVLALVLAPEIYLPLRAAGAQFHNSEAGTASADEIFDIIEAESAAPTADGRSVPVVGAAITLSGVGVEGRDGWAPDDVTATIRPGRLTVVVGPNGTGKSTVLAAILGLQDLDAGSILIGDVPVADFDREGLWEQVSWLPQHPVLVPGTVGDNFLLGGPIADADRESACRASGFDEVVAGLPQGWDTQLGHGGVGLSAGQRQRLALARVLASPAPLLLLDEPTTHLDAVAEAEVCRVLQARARAGDTVVVVAHRPALLAAADDVVEIGAHVHVHR, translated from the coding sequence ATGACCGAGCAGGGGCGGCGACGACGGGCCAGACCGCCGATCGATCCGCGCCTGTGGAGATACTCACGGACCTCGCGCCGCTACCTGGTGATCACGGTGTTCATGGCCGTGGTGTCGGTCGCGACCGTCATCGTCACCGCGGCGATGGTGGCCTCGATATTGTCGGAACTGATCGTCTCTCCGGGGCTGCGCAGCCTCGATGCACAAGCGTCCCATCTGGTCTGGCTGGCGGCGTCTGTTGTGGTGCGGGTGGCCGCGACCTATCTCCACGACCGCTACGCCCACCGCGCGGGCGCCCAGGTGATCGCCGAGCTGCGCGAGGCGGCCCTTGCCGTGGTGTCAGACCCAGCTCGTACCGCACCGCGTGAGCTGCTCACCCGTCGCGGGCGTCTTGCCACCATCCTCACCCGCGGGATCGAGGCGCTGGGTCCTTACCTGACCGGATACGTCCCCGCCCTTGTGCTTTCGGTGGTGGTGATCCCGGTGCTGATCGTGGTGATGGCAATCGCCGATATGACGTCGGCGATCATCGTGGTCATCACACTGCCGCTGATACCGATCTTCATGATCCTCATCGGGGTGATGACCCGCGATCGCACGGCTGACCGGCTGGCGGCGATGAGTCGACTCTCGTCCCAATTGCTCGACCTCATCGCCGGGATACCCACTCTGCGCGCACTGGGGCGCGAGTTGGAGCCGGCGGGTCGTATCGGTGAGTTGGGACAGGCTCATCGGCGCAGCACCATGAAGGCGCTTCGGATCGCCTTTCTGTCGGGTGCGGTGCTGGAGTTCCTCGCCACCCTGTGCGTGGCACTGGTCGCCGTGAGCATCGGACTGCGCCTGGTCTTCGGTGACATGGGGCTGTACGCGGGTGTCTTGGCCCTGGTGCTCGCACCGGAGATCTATCTGCCGCTACGGGCCGCGGGGGCTCAGTTCCACAACTCGGAGGCCGGGACGGCAAGCGCTGATGAGATATTCGACATCATCGAGGCGGAATCGGCCGCGCCGACAGCAGACGGTCGGTCGGTACCGGTCGTCGGAGCCGCCATCACCTTGTCCGGCGTCGGCGTCGAGGGCCGCGATGGCTGGGCCCCGGACGATGTGACGGCGACCATCCGGCCGGGACGCCTGACCGTGGTCGTCGGGCCCAACGGGACAGGGAAGTCGACTGTGCTGGCAGCGATCCTGGGTCTGCAAGATCTGGACGCCGGCTCGATCCTGATCGGCGACGTGCCGGTGGCCGATTTCGACCGGGAAGGGTTGTGGGAGCAGGTCTCCTGGCTACCCCAGCACCCGGTGCTGGTACCGGGCACCGTGGGGGACAACTTTCTCCTCGGCGGGCCGATCGCCGACGCGGATCGCGAGTCGGCATGCCGGGCAAGCGGTTTCGACGAGGTGGTCGCCGGCTTGCCGCAGGGGTGGGACACCCAGCTCGGGCACGGGGGAGTGGGGTTGTCGGCGGGGCAGCGGCAACGCCTGGCGCTTGCCCGTGTGCTGGCGTCGCCCGCGCCGCTGCTGTTGCTCGATGAACCGACCACTCACCTCGATGCGGTGGCCGAGGCCGAGGTGTGCCGGGTGTTGCAGGCCCGCGCCCGCGCCGGTGACACCGTTGTTGTCGTCGCTCACCGTCCGGCGTTGCTCGCGGCAGCCGACGACGTGGTCGAGATCGGAGCGCATGTCCATGTCCATCGTTGA
- the pstC gene encoding phosphate ABC transporter permease subunit PstC, whose protein sequence is MTVHDAVGQSDKVGAVSPSASAPEPSDSQSDLKSNSRQNRSRFYDQAFKVLALTAGGFVCLVILLIALNLLFEAIPSLRVDNVNFLTSSVWDTTNALNLRFGILDLLKVTVLSSVFALALAVPIAIGIATFLVSYAPARLSRPLGAVVDLLAAVPSIIFGLWGMAVLGPKLQPVADFLNSNLGWFFLFADGNVSSGTIFTAGIVLAIMILPIITSISREVLQQTPVLHKEAALALGATKWEMLRMTSFPYARSGMIAASMLALGRALGETVAVLIILRAATSTSGFSLFDGGYTFASKIASGAGEFNQPLPTGAYIAAGLVLFLLTFVVNAIARVLSGGKVNG, encoded by the coding sequence ATGACGGTGCATGACGCGGTCGGGCAATCTGACAAAGTAGGCGCGGTGAGCCCAAGCGCATCAGCTCCCGAGCCTTCGGACAGTCAATCGGATCTGAAGTCGAACTCCCGACAAAATCGGAGTCGGTTCTACGATCAGGCGTTCAAGGTGCTGGCTTTGACGGCCGGTGGCTTTGTCTGCCTGGTGATCCTGTTGATCGCACTGAACCTACTCTTCGAGGCCATCCCCTCATTGAGAGTGGACAACGTCAACTTCTTGACGAGTTCGGTGTGGGACACCACCAACGCTCTGAACCTCCGGTTCGGAATCCTCGACCTGCTCAAGGTCACGGTTCTGAGCTCGGTGTTCGCACTGGCGTTGGCGGTGCCCATCGCGATCGGTATCGCGACATTCCTTGTGTCGTATGCACCGGCGCGGTTGTCCCGACCGCTCGGCGCCGTCGTCGACCTGCTTGCCGCAGTGCCGTCGATCATCTTCGGCCTGTGGGGCATGGCGGTTCTCGGACCCAAGCTCCAGCCGGTCGCCGACTTCCTCAACAGCAACCTCGGATGGTTCTTCCTCTTCGCCGACGGCAACGTCTCGAGCGGAACGATCTTCACCGCCGGAATCGTGCTGGCGATCATGATCCTTCCGATCATCACGTCGATCTCCCGTGAGGTGCTGCAGCAGACCCCTGTGCTGCACAAGGAAGCGGCTCTGGCACTGGGCGCGACGAAGTGGGAGATGCTGCGGATGACCTCATTCCCCTACGCACGTAGTGGAATGATCGCGGCGTCGATGCTCGCGCTCGGTCGCGCACTCGGTGAGACGGTTGCCGTCCTCATCATCCTGCGGGCCGCGACATCGACGTCCGGGTTCAGCCTCTTCGATGGTGGATACACATTCGCCTCCAAGATCGCCTCTGGCGCAGGTGAGTTCAACCAGCCCCTGCCGACCGGCGCGTACATCGCCGCAGGTTTGGTGCTGTTCTTGCTGACCTTCGTGGTCAATGCCATCGCCCGGGTCCTCTCCGGCGGAAAGGTAAACGGATGA
- a CDS encoding DUF1416 domain-containing protein, with the protein MCAAPKQGQKMPAGVDTEKETVLTGQVVDTDGNPVAGAFVRLLDNTGEFTAEVVASGTGDFRFFAAPGTWSLRALSSIGNGDATVSPEGPGVHEQNVTVSK; encoded by the coding sequence ATGTGTGCTGCGCCTAAACAGGGACAGAAGATGCCCGCCGGTGTCGATACCGAAAAAGAAACAGTGTTGACAGGTCAGGTCGTCGACACCGACGGCAACCCCGTTGCCGGCGCGTTCGTCCGCCTTCTCGACAACACCGGCGAGTTCACCGCAGAGGTGGTCGCCAGCGGTACCGGTGACTTCCGGTTCTTCGCCGCGCCCGGCACGTGGTCGTTGCGTGCGCTGTCGTCCATCGGCAACGGTGATGCCACCGTGAGCCCGGAGGGCCCCGGCGTGCACGAACAGAACGTGACCGTCAGCAAGTAG